A stretch of the Notamacropus eugenii isolate mMacEug1 chromosome 2, mMacEug1.pri_v2, whole genome shotgun sequence genome encodes the following:
- the KCNJ13 gene encoding inward rectifier potassium channel 13 yields the protein MEGNKYTAPLLTQKHKRIVTKDGHSTLHVYKATGACLARLHDVWGLLIDMQWRWMLLIFSTSFLLHWLFFAIFWYVLADLNGDLGINHDTPPENHTICVKYLTSFSAAFCFSVETQLTIGYGTMYPNGNCPRAVFLLAIQMLLGIMLEAFITGAFVAKIARPKNRIFWIRFTNLAVVSHIDGKPNLIFKVANIQHTPLTSVRVSAILYQEQENNQIYQTSVDFHLDNVNSEECPLFIFPLTYHHSITPSSPLAAFLQHENPGHFELVVFLSAVHEGTGEVCQKRTSYLPSEIMMHHCFASLMTRGSKGECIVKMENFDKTMPELQTATVPKSPNRTDMGININGQHIDNFQISEIGLAE from the exons ATGGAGGGCAATAAGTACACGGCTCCCCTCCTGACTCAGAAACACAAGAGGATAGTGACCAAAGACGGCCACAGCACACTGCATGTGTACAAAGCCACAGGAGCCTGCCTTGCCCGGCTACACGACGTGTGGGGATTACTAATAGACATGCAGTGGCGATGGATGTTGTTGATCTTCTCTACATCTTTTCTGCTTCACTGGCTCTTCTTTGCAATCTTCTGGTATGTTCTAGCTGACTTGAATGGTGATCTTGGGATCAACCATGACACACCACCTGAAAACCACACTATCTGTGTAAAATATCTCACCAGTTTCTCAGCTGCATTTTGCTTCTCAGTGGAGACACAGCTCACGATTGGCTACGGTACCATGTACCCCAACGGCAACTGTCCAAGAGCAGTTTTCTTACTGGCCATCCAGATGCTCCTGGGAATCATGCtggaggcctttatcacag GTGCCTTTGTGGCAAAGATTGCCCGTCCAAAGAACAGAATTTTCTGGATCCGCTTTACTAACTTGGCAGTAGTATCCCACATAGATGGCAAAccaaatttgatcttcaaagtgGCCAACATTCAACACACCCCACTCACCAGCGTCCGGGTCTCCGCTATTCTCTACCAGGAACAAGAAAATAACCAAATCTACCAGACCAGTGTGGACTTCCACCTTGACAATGTCAATTCTGAGGAGTGTCCACTCTTTATCTTTCCACTGACCTACCATCACTCCATTACGCCCTCAAGCCCACTAGCTGCTTTCCTCCAGCATGAAAATCCTGGACACTTTGAATTGGTTGTTTTCCTCTCAGCTGTTCATGAGGGCACAGGAGaagtgtgccaaaagaggacatcCTACTTACCATCAGAGATCATGATGCATCACTGCTTTGCCTCTCTGATGACTCGAGGTTCCAAAGGTGAATGTATTGtcaaaatggagaattttgacAAAACCATGCCTGAACTTCAAACTGCTACAGTCCCTAAGAGTCCAAACAGGACTGACATGGGGATCAACATTAACGGACAACACATTGATAACTTTCAGATCTCTGAAATTGGGCTAGCAGAATAG